The following proteins come from a genomic window of Hoplias malabaricus isolate fHopMal1 chromosome 15, fHopMal1.hap1, whole genome shotgun sequence:
- the LOC136668976 gene encoding odorant receptor 131-2-like has protein sequence MAVSNDSVDDFFIHQQVFNLVLNERPLTKCIIAMFMSVLFAYVNGVMLCALRSKRVFKENPRYILFAHMLLNDTIQLIFSAMLYCFALAFLKIVTSFCAFIIFVSGTTFLNTPLILAVMSLERYVAICFPLRHAELATQKITYFAIVLIWCICSINFMFDMFFGAIMDPNFFTSHIFCTRERLFIKPWQLDVYHGFNMCYFVSVTLIIIFTYISIMIAARSVSYNKESATKAYRTVLLHFIQLCLCLCAFLYSIIERAVAMLGNSTLFLDLRYVIFLFVLILPRCLSPLIYGLRDEAVRPLFLHYFRYGTGKVKPTVNVH, from the coding sequence ATGGCAGTTTCTAATGACAGTGTGGATGATTTTTTTATACATCAACAAGTTTTTAATCTTGTGCTGAATGAGAGACCATTAACAAAATGTATCATTGCAATGTTTATGTCTGTGTTGTTTGCTTATGTAAATGGTGTCATGCTCTGTGCTCTCAGGAGTAAGCGTGTTTTCAAAGAGAATCCACGTTATATTCTCTTTGCCCACATGCTCCTCAATGACACCATTCAGCTTATTTTTTCTGCTATGCTTTATTGTTTTGCACTGGCTTTCCTTAAGATTGTCACATCTTTTTGTGCATTTATAATATTTGTTTCAGGTACAACATTTCTTAACACACCTTTAATCTTGGCAGTGATGTCATTAGAGCGCTATGTGGCCATATGTTTCCCTCTAAGGCATGCTGAATTAGCAACTCAAAAAATAACTTATTTTGCAATTGTATTAATCTGGTGTATTTGCTCCATAAACTTTATGTTTGACATGTTTTTTGGAGCAATAATGGACCCTAACTTTTTTACCTCACACATATTTTGCACAAGGGAGAGGCTCTTCATAAAGCCATGGCAACTGGATGTTTACCATGGCTTCAACATGTGTTATTTTGTGTCAGTGACACTTATAATTATCTTCACCTACATCAGCATTATGATCGCAGCCAGATCTGTGTCCTATAACAAAGAATCTGCTACGAAAGCCTACAGGACTGTGCTGCTGCACTTCATTCAGCTTTGCCTGTGCCTTTGTGCATTTCTTTATAGCATCATAGAGCGTGCAGTTGCCATGCTGGGCAACAGTACTCTCTTTCTGGATCTGCGCTACGTGATATTTCTGTTTGTCCTGATCCTGCCACGCTGCCTAAGCCCACTAATCTATGGGTTAAGAGACGAGGCTGTGCGGCCATTGTTTTTACACTACTTCCGTTATGGTACTGGCAAAGTTAAGCCAACTGTAAATGTACACTGA
- the LOC136667911 gene encoding odorant receptor 131-2-like, whose product MAVFNGSAAEVLFIHEQMYDIVLNEKTIIRCIVVMLMSVLFVYINGIMLYCLRSKRVFIETPRYILFVHMLLNDSVLLVVSSITYCFAMAVLKVVTAGCAFVIFLSCTTFLNTPLILAVMSLERYVAIQFPLRHGKIATKKRTYLAILLIWCICSINVMFDLIFRAIMDPNILTSQVFCSREKLFIKPWQLDVFYGFNIFLFLSVTLIIIFTYISIMIAARSVSSKKESATKAYRTVLLHFIQLCLCLCAFLYNILERAVAMLGNSTLFLDLRYVMFLFVLILPRCLSPLIYGLRDEAVRPLFTYYLCYGKGKIKPVVSAH is encoded by the coding sequence ATGGCAGTTTTTAATGGAAGCGCTGCTGAGGTTTTGTTCATACATGAACAAATGTATGATATTGTgctgaatgaaaaaacaataataagatGTATCGTTGTAATGCTCATGTctgtattgtttgtttatataaatggtATAATGCTGTATTGTCTTAGGAGTAAGCGTGTTTTTATAGAGACTCCACGCTACATTCTGTTTGTCCACATGCTTCTCAATGACTCAGTTCTGCTAGTTGTCTCCTCCATCACATATTGTTTTGCCATGGCTGTCCTTAAGGTAGTGACAGCTGGCTGtgcttttgttatttttctttcttgtaCCACATTTCTTAACACACCTTTAATCTTGGCTGTGATGTCACTAGAACGCTATGTGGCCATACAGTTTCCTCTAAGGCATGGAAAAATAGCCACTAAGAAAAGAACGTACCTTGCTATTTTATTAATCTGGTGTATTTGTTCTATAAATGTTATGTTTGACTTAATTTTTCGAGCAATAATGGACCCTAACATATTAACCTCACAGGTTTTTTGCTCAAGGGAGAAGCTCTTCATAAAACCATGGCAACTGGATGTATTCTATGGcttcaacatttttttatttctgtcagtGACACTGATCATTATCTTCACTTACATCAGTATTATGATCGCAGCCAGGTCTGTGTCCTCAAAAAAAGAATCTGCTACGAAAGCCTACAGGACTGTGCTGCTGCACTTCATTCAGCTTTGCCTGTGCCTTTGTGCATTTCTTTATAATATCCTAGAGCGTGCAGTTGCCATGCTGGGCAACAGTACTCTCTTTCTGGATCTGCGCTATGTTATGTTTCTCTTTGTTCTGATCCTGCCTCGCTGCCTAAGCCCACTCATCTATGGGTTAAGAGACGAGGCTGTGCGACCATTGTTCACATACTACTTATGCTATGGAAAAGGAAAGATCAAGCCTGTTGTCAGTGCTCATTAA
- the LOC136668026 gene encoding odorant receptor 131-2-like, with protein MAGTNGSANAFISILSKPQMEGGTITKLVVVTLFIVFSIYVNCIMLFALRSKPVFKVSPRYILFAHMLYNDSIHLSLATLLYVLVLAFIKLAKAVCSLIMFLSTTTFLNAPLNLALMSLERYVAICYPLRHAEIATQEKTYIAIVLIWFLGSVCILSDIILAAVEDPNFFYLQMFCSREQIFIKPWQLLVYIAYNVLYFVSVTVIIVFTYIRILITARSVSSKKDSAKKAHRTVLLHLIQLGLCLSSFIYGSIERALYTLTSNNIVLFTNLRYLNFLIVLILPRCLSPLIYGLRDEAVSPLFKYYVCFGTRRTAHKGENI; from the coding sequence ATGGCAGGCACTAATGGCAGCgcaaatgcttttatttctattttaagtAAACCACAAATGGAAGGTGGGACTATAACAAAGCTTGTGGTAGTAACACTGTTCATTGTGTTTTCCATATATGTGAACTGTATTATGTTGTTCGCTCTTAGGAGTAAACCTGTTTTCAAAGTATCTCCACGCTATATTCTCTTTGCCCACATGCTTTATAATGACTCAATTCATCTTAGTCTTGCTACTTTGTTGTATGTCCTTGTCCTAGCGTTCATCAAGCTGGCTAAAGCTGTGTGTTCATTGATTATGTTTCTTTCTACTACGACATTTCTCAATGCACCTTTAAACCTGGCTCTAATGTCACTGGAGCGTTATGTTGCCATATGCTATCCTCTAAGACATGCTGAAATAGCCACGCAGGAAAAGACATATATTGCCATTGTTTTAATTTGGTTTTTAGGCTCTGTATGCATATTGAGTGACATCATTTTGGCTGCTGTGGAGGACCCTAACTTTTTCTACTTACAGATGTTTTGTTCTCGTGAGCAGATTTTTATAAAACCGTGGCAGCTTCTTGTGTACATTGCGTATAATGTGTTGTACTTTGTGTCAGTGACCGTGATCATTGTCTTCACCTACATCAGGATTTTAATCACAGCCAGATCTGTGTCCTCTAAAAAAGACTCAGCTAAGAAAGCCCACAGGACTGTGCTGCTGCACCTCATTCAGCTGGGTCTGTGTCTCTCCTCTTTTATATATGGGTCTATAGAGAGAGCCCTTTATACATTGACTAGTAATAATATAGTTCTCTTTACAAACCTGCGATATCTGAACTTTCTTATCGTTCTGATCCTGCCCCGTTGCCTCAGCCCTCTCATCTATGGGCTTAGAGATGAAGCTGTAAGTCCACTATTCAAATACTATGTTTGTTTTGGCACTAGGAGGACAGCTCACAAAGGAGAAAACATCTGA
- the LOC136668027 gene encoding odorant receptor 131-2-like — MAGTNDSANAFISILSKPQMEGTVITKLVVVILLIVFSIYVNCIMLFALRSKPVFNVSPRYILFAHMLYNDSIHLSLTTLMYALALAFIKLAKSVCSLIMYLSATTFSNAPLNLAVMSLERYVAICYPLRHAEIATQKRTYIAIVLIWFFGSVCILTDIIVAAVEDPNFLYMQMFCSHEQILIKPWQVSLFNAFNVLYFVTVTMIIVFTYIRILITARSVSSKKDSAKKAHRTVLLHLIQLGLCLSSFVYGSIERALYTLTSNNIVLFTNLRYMNFLIILILPRCLSPLIYGLRDDAVSPLFKYYFCFGTRRTVHKGENI, encoded by the coding sequence ATGGCAGGCACTAATGACAGTgcaaatgcttttatttctattttaagtAAACCACAAATGGAAGGTACGGTTATAACAAAGCTTGTGGTAGTAATACTGTTGATTGTGTTTTCCATATATGTGAATTGTATTATGTTGTTCGCTCTTAGGAGTAAACCTGTTTTCAATGTATCTCCACGCTATATTCTCTTTGCCCACATGCTTTATAATGACTCAATTCATCTTAGTCTTACTACTTTGATGTATGCCCTGGCCCTGGCGTTCATCAAGCTGGCTAAATCTGTGTGTTCATTGATTATGTATCTTTCTGCTACAACATTTTCCAACGCACCTTTAAACCTGGCTGTGATGTCACTGGAGCGTTATGTGGCCATATGCTATCCTCTAAGACATGCTGAAATAGCCACCCAGAAAAGGACTTACATTGCCATTGTTTTAATTTGGTTTTTTGGCTCTGTATGCATATTGACTGACATCATTGTTGCTGCTGTGGAGGACCCTAACTTTTTGTACATGCAGATGTTTTGTTCTCATGAGCAGATTTTGATAAAACCGTGGCAGGTTAGTTTGTTCAATGCGTTTAATGTGTTGTACTTTGTGACAGTGACCATGATCATTGTCTTCACCTACATCAGGATTTTAATCACAGCCAGATCTGTATCCTCTAAAAAGGACTCAGCTAAGAAAGCCCACAGGACTGTTCTGCTGCACCTCATTCAGCTGGGTCTGTGTCTCTCCTCTTTCGTATATGGGTCTATAGAGAGAGCTCTTTATACATTGACTAGTAATAATATAGTTCTCTTTACAAACCTGCGATATATGAACTTTCTTATCATTCTGATCCTGCCCCGTTGCCTCAGCCCTCTCATCTATGGGCTTAGAGATGATGCTGTAAGTCCACTATTCAAATACTATTTTTGTTTTGGCACTAGGAGGACAGTTCACAAAGGAGAAAACATCTGA
- the LOC136668028 gene encoding odorant receptor 131-2-like gives MAVSNGSSVEILFIHQQMYYVVLNEGPITKLVVAMLMSLFFVYVNSVMFYALRSKRFFKDMPRYILFAHMLLNDSIQLVSTSMLYCLSMISFQLFRPACGIMVLVSSTAFRNTPLILAVMSLERYVAICFPLRHAEIVTHKRTFLSIPIIWCICSANIIVDLIYGVLMDSNFVKSQVFCTRERLFIKPWQLDLFYGTDIVLFVSVTLVIVFTYIRIMATARSVSSSKESAKKAYRTVLLHLIQLCLCLTTFLYNIIERAAAMMGNSILFMDVRYVAFLFILVLPRCLSPLVYGLRDEALRPFFIYYFHCGKGKIKPAVNVQ, from the coding sequence ATGGCAGTTTCAAATGGAAGCTCTGTTGAGATTTTGTTCATACATCAGCAAATGTACTATGTTGTTCTGAATGAGGGGCCAATAACAAAACTAGTTGTTGCAATGTTAATGTCTCTGTTTTTTGTGTATGTGAATAGTGTCATGTTCTATGCACTCAGGAGTAAGCGTTTTTTTAAAGACATGCCCCGCTACATTCTCTTTGCCCACATGCTCCTCAATGACTCCATTCAGCTTGTGTCCACTTCTATGCTTTATTGTTTATCCATGATTTCCTTCCAGTTATTCAGACCTGCCTGTGGTATAATGGTTCTTGTTTCAAGTACAGCTTTTCGTAACACACCTTTAATCTTAGCTGTGATGTCATTAGAGCGTTACGTGGCCATATGTTTTCCACTAAGACATGCAGAAATAGTCACACAtaaaagaacatttctttccATTCCAATAATCTGGTGCATTTGCTCTGCAAACATTATTGTAGACCTCATTTATGGAGTATTGATGGACTCTAACTTTGTAAAATCACAGGTTTTTTGCACAAGGGAAAGACTCTTCATTAAACCATGGCAACTTGATTTATTCTATGGCACTGACATAGTTTTATTTGTGTCAGTGACACTGGTCATTGTCTTCACCTACATCCGCATTATGGCCACAGCCAGGTCTGTGTCTTCCAGTAAAGAGTCTGCTAAGAAAGCCTACAGGACTGTGCTGCTGCACTTAATTCAGCTTTGCCTCTGCCTTACTACGTTTCTCTACAACATCATAGAGCGTGCTGCAGCCATGATGGGCAACAGCATTCTGTTTATGGATGTGCGCTATGTGGCTTTTCTGTTTATCCTGGTTCTGCCACGATGCCTGAGTCCACTTGTCTATGGGCTGAGAGATGAGGCCCTGCGACCCTTTTTCATATATTACTTCCACTGTGGCAAAGGCAAAATTAAGCCAGCTGTCAATGTACAGTGA